Proteins found in one Miscanthus floridulus cultivar M001 chromosome 4, ASM1932011v1, whole genome shotgun sequence genomic segment:
- the LOC136551898 gene encoding RHOMBOID-like protein 10, chloroplastic, whose translation MASWLLLPLPSFPWPPPPPPGSSSGRGGGGGGGGEDGGDWRPNVVAAFAGAQLGRSLRRRFADLLRSPEVRHLDALAKMGDFWFEGSEPFATFPTLGAIGNVLSAPYVCSSALFSGNGSGGRYISKGKLLSRRPRGIDSKKRLWTNVLLALNVLAYVAQVASQGKLLLWGAKINSLIDRGQFWRLATSSLLHADLTHLAFNCFSLNSIGPMVEMLTGPRRFLAVYFSSALAGSLMSYRFSASPAVGASGAIFGLVGAHAVYMWRHRRFFGNSRESLEHIGRVVVLNMGMGLLSRGIDNWGHLGGLLGGVVMAWFLGPAWQYQYVAKDGRAVFKDRAPVLRLIKG comes from the exons ATGGCTTCGTGGTTGTTGCTCCCTCTCCCCTCCTTCCCGtggcctcccccgcccccgcccggctcctcctccggccgcggcggcggcggcggcggtggcggcgaagaCGGCGGCGATTGGAGGCCGAACGTCGTCGCGGCTTTCGCCGGCGCGCAACTCGGCCGCTCCCTCCGCCGCCGCTTCGCCGACCTCCTCCGCTCACCG GAGGTGCGACATCTTGATGCCTTGGCGAAAATGGGTGACTTCTGGTTCGAAGGATCAGAACCGTTTGCAACATTCCCAACTCTTGGCGCGATAGGGAACGTGCTCTCTGCACCTTATGTTTGCAGCTCTGCTCTGTTCAGTGGGAACGGGTCAGGGGGTAGATACATCAGTAAAGGAAAGTTGTTGTCCAGACGGCCTCGTGGAATCGATTCGAAGAAGAGGCTCTGGACTAATGTCCTTCTTGCTCTTAATGTCCT GGCTTATGTTGCTCAGGTAGCATCACAAGGAAAGCTTCTTTTGTGGGGAGCCAAG ATCAACAGTCTGATTGATAGAGGGCAATTTTGGCGTTTGGCAACATCATCTCTACTTCATGCAGATCTCACCCACCTTGCA TTCAATTGTTTCTCTTTGAACTCTATTGGGCCCATGGTTGAAATGTTAACTGGTCCTAGAAGATTTCTAGCTGTTTATTTCAGTTCGGCGCTGGCAG GTTCACTGATGAGCTATCGCTTTAGTGCGTCACCTGCTGTTGGTGCGTCAGGTGCCATTTTTGGATTG GTTGGCGCCCATGCAGTTTATATGTGGAGACATAGAAGATTCTTTGGGAATTCTAGGGAGAGTTTAGAACATATTGGGCGTGTGGTTGTCCTGAATATG GGTATGGGCCTCCTCTCAAGGGGAATCGATAACTGGGGCCAT CTGGGAGGCTTGCTTGGCGGAGTTGTCATGGCATGGTTCCTAGGTCCGGCATGGCAATATCAGTATGTGGCAAAGGATGGTAGAGCGGTTTTCAAAGACAGGGCTCCAGTCCTCCGACTAATAAAGGGGTAG